CTTCTGTTGTTTGAATCACTTTATTTCTGGCCCAGGATACATTTCCTCTCACCTGGTAATTGAGTTGACCGATATGATTCCTGTGTTGTAATGTCAATTCAAATCCCCTGTTGTCCACTATCCCTGAATTGACATAAGCAGGAAAATATCCACCCAAAGATGATGGCATCAGGTTGGATTGACCCTGGAGAATATCTTTGGTTACTTTATAGAACACGTCTGCTTCCACACCCAGTAAGCCATTCCACAAGCTACCTTCTATACCACCGTTATATACCATGGTGGTTTCCCATTTAATATCCAGGTTAGGTATGCTGCCGGGAGACAAAGGACGCGACAATTTATCACCGATCATCACTACAGGATCCGGTCCCAGGCTCATTGTTGTTAAATACTGATAGTCCGCTATCCTGTCATTACCCAGCTTACTGGCAGAGGCACGCAATTTCAGGTTGTCTACGAATGACACATTGTTTTTGAAAAAATCTTCTTCAGATATACGCCATCCCAATGAAGCACCCGGGAAAATCCCCCACCTGGTTTGACTTGGAAGCATTGGAGAGCCATCTACTCTTCCGGTAAATTCAAACAGGTACTTACCGGCAAAATCATAATTCAGCCTGGTAACATAGCCCGCTCTGTGAAACATGCCATGGCCGCCTTTTACAAGATCATCTATTACTTCTTCACCAAAATTCAGGTCCATGATATCGGTAATCGGATAACCTCTTCTTCCACCCGACAAAGACGAATTATCATTGCGCATATACTCGTACAGGAATAAGCCGCTTACGGAGTGCTTACCAAAGCTGCGGTCATAATTCACCGAAGGTTGTAAGGTTGTCTGCCAGGAATCTGCAAACCACTGGTTAAGGGTGGCATCACCGGTAAGGGCATGACGGGCATAGGTTTCAGTAAATGCTCTGGAAGCAGGATTATATACGGACAATAAATAAGGGAGCAGGTATGATTTCTTCATACTATACCCCTTATCAAAAGCAGTATTCATTTTCAAACTTAACCCTTCTACACCAGGTACATCATATTTCAATGCGATGCTTCCCTGGAATTTGCTGGATCTCGTATTCTGTTCTCCGGAAAGATCTCTTGCAGCGATAGCATTCTGATTCCCGTTACCAGGGTTCTGGCTGCCTACCGGCATTCCTGCCGCATTATACGGCTGCAGAAATGGATATGACAACATCGCCTGGCTGAAAATAGACGCATAGGAGTTACCGATACCGGCGCTTAATCCGGGTTGTTTGGTATTATCATCTCTCAGGGCCAGGTTTACAGCGGCGCTTAATCTTTTTGTGATAGTAGCGTCCAGGTTTGCTCTTACATTATAACGTTTGTAAGAAGTGCGGTCAATAATACCGTCCTGGCTATAGCTGCCTATAGACACAAAATATTTATACCTGTCTGTTCCGCCGGAGATGGACAGATTATTAGTGTATATCGGGGCGCTGCTTTTAAACAGCAGATCAAACCAATCCGTGTTTCCAAATACGCCCTGGGGATCGCCATTCTTTATCCGGTCCATTTCGTCCGCGGTAAATCTGCGCGCATTTTCGCCGATACCATCCAGTTCCTGCGCCCTGTTGTACCAGTAAGCATAGTCCTGGCCGTTGAGGAATTTCGGGAAATTAGTATTTGTACTTAAAGCGAGGGATGAATTAAAATTGATGGTTGGTTTCTGATTGTTATTCCCTCTTTTGGATGTTACCATAATTACGCCGTTGGCAGCGCGTACACCATATACTGCGGCAGCCGCGTCTTTCAACACTGTTACGGATTCAATTTCATCAGGATTCAAGGAAGGGAAATCACGTTCCACCCCATCTACAATGATCAGCGGGCTGCTATTTCCCAGCGTACTGTATCCCCTTACAAGCAAAGAAGCACCATCAGAACCGGGCTGTCCGCTGGACTGCCTGGTTACCAATCCTGGCAGCCGTCCCTGTAGCATAGCAGACAAGTTGGAGGTAGGCGCCGTACTCAA
The Chitinophaga sp. MM2321 DNA segment above includes these coding regions:
- a CDS encoding TonB-dependent receptor — protein: MYKKLLAFKRRGYPGMPVGILLKMKLAIAIIIIASLHVSASGYSQPVTLAEKNAPLEKIFQSIRKQTGYVFFYDYSWLSDTHPVSMNVKSIPLEKALDLCFVDQPLTYAVVGKTIVISPKDKKADLFQDSVITLRGRVTDPNGNPLPGVTVKVKDQNKGISTDADGNFILRPAPGNIVLLVSYIGYNPKEIAVTNVNSAVMIRLEENTTQLDQVMVVGYGTQKKSSVTGSIVQVSSKELSTAPTSNLSAMLQGRLPGLVTRQSSGQPGSDGASLLVRGYSTLGNSSPLIIVDGVERDFPSLNPDEIESVTVLKDAAAAVYGVRAANGVIMVTSKRGNNNQKPTINFNSSLALSTNTNFPKFLNGQDYAYWYNRAQELDGIGENARRFTADEMDRIKNGDPQGVFGNTDWFDLLFKSSAPIYTNNLSISGGTDRYKYFVSIGSYSQDGIIDRTSYKRYNVRANLDATITKRLSAAVNLALRDDNTKQPGLSAGIGNSYASIFSQAMLSYPFLQPYNAAGMPVGSQNPGNGNQNAIAARDLSGEQNTRSSKFQGSIALKYDVPGVEGLSLKMNTAFDKGYSMKKSYLLPYLLSVYNPASRAFTETYARHALTGDATLNQWFADSWQTTLQPSVNYDRSFGKHSVSGLFLYEYMRNDNSSLSGGRRGYPITDIMDLNFGEEVIDDLVKGGHGMFHRAGYVTRLNYDFAGKYLFEFTGRVDGSPMLPSQTRWGIFPGASLGWRISEEDFFKNNVSFVDNLKLRASASKLGNDRIADYQYLTTMSLGPDPVVMIGDKLSRPLSPGSIPNLDIKWETTMVYNGGIEGSLWNGLLGVEADVFYKVTKDILQGQSNLMPSSLGGYFPAYVNSGIVDNRGFELTLQHRNHIGQLNYQVRGNVSWARNKVIQTTEDPNVPDYLRKTGKPIGMKYGFVADGLFQSQEEIDNSALFGPTRVGEVKLKDLNGDGRITWDQDWTMIGRGDLPEVMFGFNVSADYKGFDFNMFFQGAAVSDVALSGLYSSSGIYDNTFYTMPFYQDGNAPNYLVEGAWTPENPNAKYPRLSTTPAQSGGKFSSFWIRKGDYLRLKSAQIGYTLPATVTNRINIQRARIHVSGSNLFTVSALGFLDPEMPSVNQGYYPQQRLFEFGLNITL